A single window of Sphingobacterium sp. ML3W DNA harbors:
- a CDS encoding COX15/CtaA family protein: MFPAAEKRFIRSNFITIIVLFLVIVAGGVVRSTGSGMGCPDWPKCFNQVIPPTDVSQLPVGYEEHYITGRANKNERFAKMIEFFGYRELATKIRHDKTILEHEEFNVAKTWTEYANRLVGVIAGFCLLFTAIYSFTYIKSKRSIFIWSVVNVFVVVVQAWLGSIVVSTNLTPWVITVHMLLALVIVAIAIYTYFKATTWRDKSILVNRDSSGLKILAFISLLLMLVQVVFGTEVREIVDMLTASGMPREDFIQNIGQHFEIHRWLAYSSLILVIVLFFLVRTKFSGSTDQARFVTILFILVGIQMLSGIVLAKFAVPAFAQTTHLVVGCLLFGTQYYLMLLLGKSQR; encoded by the coding sequence ATGTTTCCAGCTGCTGAAAAGCGTTTTATTCGATCTAATTTCATTACTATTATTGTTTTGTTTTTAGTTATTGTAGCTGGAGGGGTCGTACGTAGTACGGGGTCTGGCATGGGTTGCCCTGATTGGCCTAAGTGTTTTAATCAGGTTATTCCTCCCACAGATGTATCGCAGTTGCCTGTGGGTTATGAAGAACATTATATTACGGGTAGAGCAAATAAGAATGAGCGGTTTGCCAAAATGATTGAATTCTTTGGTTACCGTGAATTGGCCACTAAAATTCGTCATGACAAGACTATTCTTGAGCATGAGGAGTTTAACGTAGCGAAGACCTGGACGGAGTATGCCAATCGTCTGGTTGGTGTGATAGCAGGTTTTTGTTTATTGTTTACGGCCATTTATTCCTTTACCTATATTAAATCTAAGCGATCGATCTTTATTTGGTCTGTAGTTAATGTTTTTGTTGTTGTTGTTCAAGCATGGTTAGGTTCTATAGTTGTTTCAACTAATTTGACTCCTTGGGTAATTACGGTACATATGCTTTTAGCTTTAGTTATTGTTGCTATCGCCATATATACCTATTTTAAAGCAACAACTTGGCGCGATAAATCAATTTTAGTTAATCGCGACTCAAGTGGATTAAAAATACTTGCTTTCATCTCACTTTTGTTGATGTTGGTGCAAGTTGTCTTCGGAACGGAAGTGCGTGAAATTGTTGATATGTTGACAGCTTCAGGTATGCCAAGAGAAGACTTTATACAAAATATCGGCCAACATTTTGAAATTCATCGTTGGCTAGCATATAGTTCTTTGATTTTAGTAATTGTATTGTTCTTTTTAGTGCGTACTAAATTTAGTGGTAGTACAGATCAAGCGAGGTTTGTTACTATACTCTTTATTTTAGTCGGTATTCAAATGTTGTCAGGTATTGTTTTGGCAAAGTTTGCAGTTCCGGCATTCGCACAGACAACTCACTTAGTGGTTGGTTGCCTTTTATTTGGCACTCAATATTACTTGATGTTGTTACTAGGAAAATCGCAACGTTAA
- the cyoE gene encoding heme o synthase: protein MKEFISDFKKLVKLRLTLTVVFSASISFLIGAKQLGGDLLWVNWLLLTVGGFLVTGAANGFNEIIEKDLDKLMTRTADRPLPSGRMTTGQALILSLIMGILGTLVLVRLNFVAGLLSVFSILLYAFVYTPLKRKSPIAVFVGAFPGALPPLIGYFAAFSQDDLAMYSQTNESAIIMIPFILFGIQFLWQFPHFWSLAWVIDDDYKQAGFRLLPTTKRDKISAFMVFFSALIMIPAGFLPMYYGFAGWIFTAVSVIGGVFFAYYGFLLFKNQDIASARKVMFTSFFYLPITQLVLLFDFLPLK from the coding sequence ATGAAAGAGTTTATTTCTGATTTCAAGAAATTAGTTAAGTTAAGACTGACATTAACGGTTGTTTTCTCGGCGTCTATCTCTTTTTTGATTGGTGCTAAGCAACTAGGTGGAGATTTGTTGTGGGTGAATTGGTTGTTATTAACAGTAGGAGGTTTCCTAGTGACTGGTGCAGCTAATGGATTCAACGAAATCATTGAAAAGGATTTGGACAAATTAATGACTCGTACCGCTGATCGTCCGTTACCTTCGGGTAGAATGACAACAGGTCAGGCTTTGATCCTAAGTTTAATTATGGGGATCTTGGGTACTTTAGTTTTAGTGCGTTTAAATTTCGTTGCAGGCCTGTTATCGGTTTTTTCTATATTGTTATACGCTTTTGTGTATACACCATTAAAAAGAAAATCACCAATCGCTGTATTTGTTGGGGCTTTCCCTGGGGCATTGCCTCCGCTAATCGGATATTTCGCGGCTTTTAGTCAAGACGATTTAGCGATGTACAGCCAAACGAATGAGAGTGCTATCATTATGATTCCATTTATCTTATTTGGAATTCAGTTTCTATGGCAGTTTCCTCATTTTTGGTCTTTGGCCTGGGTGATTGATGATGATTATAAACAAGCTGGTTTTAGGTTGTTACCGACCACTAAGCGTGATAAGATTTCTGCTTTTATGGTTTTCTTTTCGGCTTTAATTATGATACCTGCGGGTTTTCTACCCATGTATTACGGTTTCGCTGGTTGGATCTTTACCGCTGTTTCAGTAATTGGAGGTGTGTTCTTTGCTTATTATGGGTTTTTGCTCTTTAAGAATCAGGATATTGCTTCAGCTAGAAAAGTGATGTTTACATCGTTTTTCTACCTTCCTATTACGCAACTGGTCTTATTATTTGACTTTTTACCTTTGAAATAA
- a CDS encoding heme-copper oxidase subunit III: MLNQGEQQTDEKLVTRRAQKFALWLGMLGMFMIFAALSSGFIVYTASGVDKGIKTLLPHTFIYSTIAIVLSSISMHLAYKAAQAGQLARQKALLFVTLLLGVIFFVFQVDSWEILTERGVYFVNNNASQSFVYIFTGMHLAHIIAGLIVLIVALVGVFKPLPADSNQFRMNLATIFWHFLDLLWIYIYVFLLLNQ, translated from the coding sequence ATGTTAAATCAAGGAGAACAACAAACTGACGAGAAGTTAGTAACGCGTAGGGCTCAAAAATTTGCGCTATGGTTAGGTATGCTGGGTATGTTTATGATATTTGCCGCACTATCAAGTGGTTTTATTGTTTATACGGCCAGTGGTGTGGATAAAGGTATCAAAACATTGTTACCCCATACGTTTATCTATAGTACAATTGCTATTGTATTGAGCAGTATCAGTATGCACTTGGCTTATAAAGCTGCGCAAGCAGGTCAATTGGCTAGACAGAAGGCACTATTATTTGTGACTTTGTTATTGGGTGTTATATTTTTTGTGTTTCAAGTTGATTCTTGGGAAATATTGACAGAGCGTGGCGTTTATTTTGTGAATAATAACGCATCGCAATCTTTTGTTTATATTTTTACAGGGATGCACTTAGCACATATAATTGCGGGTTTGATCGTATTGATTGTTGCCTTAGTAGGTGTGTTTAAGCCACTTCCTGCTGATAGCAATCAATTCCGCATGAATTTAGCCACTATATTTTGGCATTTTCTCGATCTTTTATGGATTTATATATATGTTTTCTTACTTTTGAATCAATAA
- a CDS encoding cytochrome c oxidase subunit 3 — MSTTVSQLDKVKTGPWNGGKSPWNLEYGKIMMWFFLVGDAFTFSSFLLYYGAQRFAHSTWPDPDKIFQSIPGIAESGQPLVFVGIMTFILIMSSVTMVMAVEAGHRNSKQEVVKWMLWTILGGICFVGCQAIEWTHLHHAGFWFGRNPATGLEGEAIKEALQPYFTSDISYTSALQFANLFFTITGFHGFHVSIGILLNIIVLFMTMNNTFQNRGSYLMIEKVGLYWHFVDLVWVFVFTFFYLV, encoded by the coding sequence ATGAGTACAACTGTATCACAATTGGATAAGGTAAAAACTGGTCCATGGAATGGTGGAAAATCACCTTGGAATTTGGAATACGGAAAAATCATGATGTGGTTTTTCTTGGTAGGAGATGCTTTTACATTTTCTTCGTTTTTGCTTTATTACGGAGCGCAACGTTTTGCACACAGTACATGGCCTGATCCTGATAAGATTTTCCAATCGATTCCGGGTATTGCTGAAAGCGGACAGCCTTTAGTTTTCGTAGGTATCATGACCTTCATTTTGATCATGTCATCTGTAACGATGGTAATGGCTGTAGAAGCAGGACATAGAAATTCGAAACAAGAAGTTGTTAAATGGATGTTATGGACAATTCTAGGAGGTATTTGTTTCGTAGGATGTCAAGCTATTGAGTGGACTCACTTACACCATGCTGGTTTTTGGTTTGGAAGAAACCCGGCAACAGGTTTAGAGGGTGAAGCTATTAAAGAAGCTTTACAACCATATTTTACGAGTGATATTTCCTATACGTCAGCACTTCAATTTGCGAATCTATTCTTTACAATTACTGGTTTCCACGGATTCCACGTTAGTATCGGTATTTTATTAAATATTATTGTATTGTTCATGACCATGAATAACACATTCCAGAATCGTGGTTCATATTTAATGATTGAAAAAGTAGGTTTATACTGGCACTTTGTGGATTTAGTTTGGGTGTTTGTATTTACATTCTTCTATTTAGTATAA
- a CDS encoding cytochrome C oxidase subunit IV family protein, giving the protein MSQHQDNIAAHDEHAHGMDKKGIWRIFFVLLALTALEFLIALGFVHHWQILTKGAFVNTIYIVLTLVKAYYIVAYFMHLKFEKSSFIITVSIVFLFIIYFIILLLTEGNFLLTDLVPHEVWENK; this is encoded by the coding sequence ATGTCACAACATCAAGATAATATTGCCGCTCACGATGAGCATGCACACGGAATGGATAAGAAAGGTATCTGGAGAATTTTCTTCGTACTTTTAGCTTTAACGGCTTTAGAATTCTTAATCGCATTGGGATTTGTTCATCACTGGCAAATTTTAACAAAGGGTGCTTTTGTTAATACGATTTATATCGTGTTGACATTAGTAAAAGCATACTATATTGTTGCTTACTTTATGCACTTAAAATTTGAGAAATCTAGTTTTATAATTACCGTAAGTATTGTATTTCTTTTTATTATTTACTTTATCATTTTACTACTTACTGAAGGTAATTTCTTATTGACAGATTTGGTACCTCACGAAGTGTGGGAAAATAAATAA
- a CDS encoding SCO family protein has protein sequence MSKNTGKKRGIQTIMILAIILLLPGFLYVVLNRNGMANSYATLPIFGEKEVPGTTHKKWGRERMDTIYHEVPNISFVNYDGQPIQLFDQDSAISVVHLFYSRDKSFSTSLINNLNKVSGDFRHNGMVKFYSVTVDTTYDSPEVIKNYIQNIDPSGKRWYFVTKPSSDIFKFAQQGLLQDALASDDVNKPFVIGSSYVLIDSKRRIRGFYDITTKREAERLSDEIKLLVVEEIRNHPPKIENK, from the coding sequence ATGAGTAAAAATACTGGTAAAAAGAGAGGTATTCAAACTATCATGATCCTGGCAATAATATTATTATTGCCAGGATTTTTGTATGTAGTATTGAATAGAAATGGGATGGCAAATTCGTATGCCACACTGCCTATTTTTGGTGAGAAGGAAGTTCCTGGTACTACTCATAAAAAATGGGGTCGAGAGCGTATGGATACCATCTATCATGAGGTTCCCAACATCTCCTTTGTAAATTACGATGGTCAGCCTATACAGCTGTTTGATCAAGATAGTGCTATTTCTGTTGTGCATCTGTTTTATTCTCGAGATAAATCATTTTCAACTTCATTGATCAATAACTTGAATAAGGTTTCGGGTGATTTTAGACATAATGGAATGGTTAAATTTTATTCTGTTACTGTGGATACCACCTATGATAGTCCAGAAGTAATAAAAAATTACATTCAGAATATAGATCCTTCGGGGAAAAGATGGTATTTTGTGACCAAGCCGTCATCGGATATTTTCAAATTCGCACAGCAGGGTTTATTGCAAGATGCTTTAGCAAGTGACGATGTTAATAAACCATTTGTTATCGGTTCTTCCTATGTTTTGATAGATTCAAAAAGAAGAATTCGTGGATTTTACGATATCACGACGAAAAGGGAGGCTGAGCGTTTGAGTGATGAAATTAAATTATTGGTTGTGGAAGAAATAAGAAATCATCCACCAAAGATTGAAAATAAATAA
- a CDS encoding DUF420 domain-containing protein, which yields MGQTAEEKKYNKWIIVLSVVIPLVVAALFGVNLKKLGYDVEPLSFLPPIYATINGLTAVLLIAAVMAIKNGNRILHERLIKLCVCCSVAFLGMYVAYHMTSNSTSYGGEGILRPIYYFILITHIILSVIIIPFVLITYVRGMAGSYERHKKIARITYPMWLYVAITGVIVYLMISPYYV from the coding sequence ATGGGACAGACTGCAGAAGAGAAAAAATATAACAAGTGGATTATCGTTTTGTCGGTTGTTATTCCACTTGTCGTTGCTGCGTTATTTGGCGTTAACTTAAAGAAACTAGGTTATGATGTTGAGCCTTTGAGTTTTTTGCCTCCGATATATGCAACGATCAATGGTCTTACAGCTGTTTTATTGATTGCTGCTGTTATGGCTATAAAAAATGGTAATAGAATTTTACATGAGCGACTTATTAAATTATGCGTTTGTTGTTCTGTTGCTTTTTTAGGGATGTATGTGGCTTATCACATGACTTCTAATTCAACATCATATGGTGGTGAAGGGATATTACGTCCAATTTATTATTTTATCTTAATTACGCATATTATTTTGTCGGTCATCATTATTCCTTTTGTATTGATTACTTATGTAAGAGGTATGGCAGGATCTTATGAAAGGCATAAAAAAATAGCACGTATAACCTATCCAATGTGGTTGTATGTTGCCATAACGGGTGTTATTGTTTATTTGATGATTTCACCTTATTATGTTTAA